In Gymnogyps californianus isolate 813 chromosome 6, ASM1813914v2, whole genome shotgun sequence, a single window of DNA contains:
- the NDUFB8 gene encoding NADH dehydrogenase [ubiquinone] 1 beta subcomplex subunit 8, mitochondrial, protein MSKDLLPGPYPRTPEERAAAAKKYNMRVEDYEPYPDDGFGYGDYPKLPDKSHHERDPWYQWDQPDMRHNWGEPMHWDFDMYIRNRVDTSPTPVPWHTMRKHFLVFLSTMLIMFALGEIYPSYRPVGPKQYPFNDLYLERGGDPNKEPPVVTHYEI, encoded by the exons ATGTCCAAGGACCTGTTGCCCGGGCCGTACCCCCGGACACCGGAGGAGCGGGCAGCCGCCGCGAAGAAGTACAACATGCGGGTGGAAGACTACGAGCCCTACCCCGACGACGGCTTCGG GTATGGTGACTATCCCAAGCTCCCTGATAAGTCTCATCATGAGAGAGACCCCTGGTACCAGTGGGACCAGCCAGACATGAGGCATAACTGGGGAGAGCCG ATGCACTGGGACTTCGACATGTATATTCGGAACCGTGTTGATACATCCCCCACTCCAGTTCCCTGGCACACCATGCGCAAACACTTCCTTGTCTTTTTGAGTACCATGCTGATCATGTTTGCTCTTGGAGAGATCTATCCGTCTTACAGGCCTGTG GGACCGAAGCAATATCCCTTCAATGACCTGTAtctggagagaggaggagaccCCAATAAAGAGCCACCAGTGGTGACGCACTATGAAATCTGA
- the HIF1AN gene encoding hypoxia-inducible factor 1-alpha inhibitor — protein MAAASSSAAAAGYREGPAVAAGPGWSDSQFRRYSFETRPIPRLSHSDPRAEELIENEEPVVLTDTNLVYPALKWDLDYLQENIGNGDFSVYSASTHKFLYYDEKKMANFKNFKPKSSREEMKFAEFVDRLKEIQQKGSAERLYLQQTLNDTVGRKIVVDFLGFNWNWINKQQGKRGWGQLTSNLLLIGMEGNVTPAHYDEQQNFFAQIKGYKRCILFPPDQFECLYPYPVHHPCDRQSQVDFDNPDYEKFPNFRSVVGYETVVGPGDVLYIPMYWWHHIESLLNGGITITVNFWYKGAPTPKRIEYPLKAHQKVAIMRNIEKMLGEALGNPQEVGPLLNMMIKGRYD, from the exons ATGGCGGCGGCCTCCTCctcggcggcggccgcgggctACCGGGAGGGCCCGGCGGTAGCGGCAGGGCCCGGCTGGAGCGACTCCCAGTTCCGTCGTTACTCTTTCGAGACGCGGCCTATCCCGCGGCTCAGCCACAGTGACCCCCGCGCCGAGGAGCTCATCGAGAACGAG gAGCCGGTTGTGCTGACAGATACGAATCTGGTTTATCCTGCTCTGAAATGGGACCTGGACTACCTCCAGGAAAACATTGGCAATGGGGACTTCTCAGTGTATAGTGCCAGCACACACAAGTTTTTGTACTACGATGAGAAGAAGATGGCCAATTTTAAGAACTTCAAACCCAAGTCGAGCAGGGAAGAGATGAAGTTTGCTGAGTTTGTGGACAGACtcaaagaaatacaacaaaaagggAGTGCTGAGAG GCTATATCTGCAGCAAACCCTGAATGACACAGTTGGAAGGAAGATTGTGGTGGATTTCCTTGGCTTCAACTGGAACTGGATTAACAAGCAGCAAGGGAAACGTGGCTGGGGTCAACTGACTTCTAACTTGCTTCTTATTGGCATGGAAG GGAATGTGACACCAGCTCATTATGATGAGCAGCAGAACTTCTTCGCTCAGATTAAGGGTTACAAGAGATGTATCCTGTTCCCTCCTGATCAGTTTGAATGCCTCTACCCTTATCCTGTGCACCATCCGTGTGACAGACAGAGCCAG gTGGACTTTGACAATCCTGACTATGAGAAGTTTCCGAACTTCCGGAGCGTGGTTGGCTATGAGACGGTGGTGGGTCCAGGGGATGTGCTATACATACCTATGTACTG GTGGCACCACATTGAGTCTCTCCTGAATGGGGGAATTACCATCACTGTGAACTTCTGGTACAAG GGTGCCCCAACCCCAAAGAGAATTGAATATCCATTAAAGGCTCATCAGAAAGTGGCGATAATGAGGAACATTGAGAAGATGTTGGGAGAAGCCTTAGGAAACCCACAAGAG GTGGGTCCCTTGTTGAATATGATGATTAAGGGACGGTATGACTAA